The Corynebacterium comes genome window below encodes:
- the ruvX gene encoding Holliday junction resolvase RuvX has product MLVTPDKPGADDPGNGRRVGLDVGTVRIGVAVSDRDAKLATPLETVARETGFKDRDKADIDRLLEIIDEYDAVEIVVGLPRNLKGHGSTSVKHAKEIAFRINRRLVGAGRSVPVRMADERLTTVAATAALRASGVSEKAGRKFIDQAAAVEILQSWLDARAANNQELHP; this is encoded by the coding sequence ATGCTGGTAACACCGGATAAGCCCGGCGCCGACGACCCCGGCAACGGGCGTCGCGTCGGCCTCGACGTAGGAACCGTGCGCATAGGGGTGGCTGTTTCCGACAGGGACGCGAAGCTCGCGACTCCGCTGGAGACCGTCGCCAGGGAGACCGGCTTCAAGGACCGCGACAAAGCGGACATCGACCGCCTGCTGGAGATCATCGACGAGTACGACGCAGTCGAGATCGTCGTCGGTCTGCCCCGGAACCTCAAAGGGCACGGTTCGACGAGCGTGAAGCATGCGAAGGAGATAGCCTTCCGCATCAACCGCCGGCTGGTCGGTGCCGGCAGGTCCGTCCCGGTACGGATGGCCGACGAGCGGCTGACCACCGTGGCTGCCACCGCTGCGCTGCGCGCGTCCGGGGTCTCCGAGAAAGCCGGTCGCAAGTTCATCGACCAGGCGGCCGCCGTGGAGATCCTCCAGTCCTGGCTCGACGCCCGGGCCGCCAACAACCAGGAGCTGCACCCATGA
- the alaS gene encoding alanine--tRNA ligase — protein sequence MQTHEIRERFTDHFVKAGHTAVPSASLILEDPDLLFVNAGMVPFKPYFLGQQNPPYPNGTATSIQKCVRTLDIEEVGVTTRHNTFFQMAGNFSFGAYFKQGAIRHAWDLLTNPVADGGYGLDPERLWVTVYLDDDEAAEIWEKEIGVPASRIQRLGMADNYWSMGVPGPCGPCSEIYYDRGPEHGQEGGPAVDDTRYLEIWNLVFMEKERGEGTGKDSFEILGDLPKKNIDTGMGVERVAAILQGVDNVYETDLLRPVIDAAEKVTGTKYGAEHAADVRFRVIADHSRTGMMLILDGVTPANEGRGYILRRLLRRIVRSARLLGATGETLEQFMAVIMDTMTPSYPEIAENRERISRVAVTEERAFLKTLESGTHRFDDAAAKTRGSGAEIFSGEEAFTLHDTYGFPIDLTLEMAAEAGLEVDVAGFEAAMSEQRARAKADNVAKKHGHADESVYREWVDNSPTEFIGFSELSADAKIIGLVADGMSVTQAREGDEVEVILDVSPMYAEAGGQMGDRGRIVTDGTVLDVTDVQKIAKRLWVHKAKVVSGGLDLGQAVRVEVDSDWRHGATQAHTATHLIHAALRQVLGPTAVQAGSLNRPGYLRFDFNYTEQLAPAQLEEIALITNQAVDSNLPVNTIETTLDQAKKMGAMALFGENYGSDVRVVEIGGPFSIELCGGTHVDYSSQIGPVAVLGESSVGSGARRIEAYSGMDSFKFLSKEAALASGVAASLKSPTDELPDRIAQLTEKLRAAEKEIANLHRQQLVSQTGELVSQATEVGKFTVLTHRLPDGVSGGDLRTAATDLRGRLSGKPGVVVLASADDGKLPFIVGATKEAVELGVKSGDLVKLLSGYVDGRGGGKPDMAQGSGTNADGLEAGFRAVREELAGL from the coding sequence GTGCAGACCCATGAGATCCGGGAGCGTTTCACCGACCACTTCGTCAAGGCCGGCCATACCGCCGTGCCCAGTGCGTCCCTCATTCTCGAGGACCCGGACCTGCTGTTCGTCAACGCGGGCATGGTTCCGTTCAAGCCCTACTTCCTCGGCCAGCAGAACCCGCCGTACCCCAACGGCACCGCCACCTCCATCCAGAAGTGCGTGCGCACCCTGGACATCGAGGAGGTCGGCGTCACCACCCGTCACAACACCTTCTTCCAGATGGCCGGAAACTTCTCCTTCGGCGCCTACTTCAAGCAGGGCGCCATCCGCCACGCCTGGGACCTGCTGACCAACCCGGTGGCGGACGGCGGCTACGGCCTCGATCCCGAGCGCCTCTGGGTGACCGTCTACCTCGACGACGACGAGGCGGCCGAGATCTGGGAGAAGGAGATCGGCGTCCCCGCGTCGCGTATCCAGCGCCTCGGCATGGCAGACAACTACTGGTCCATGGGCGTGCCCGGCCCCTGCGGCCCCTGCTCGGAGATCTACTACGATCGTGGCCCCGAGCATGGCCAGGAGGGCGGCCCGGCTGTCGACGACACCCGCTACCTGGAGATCTGGAACCTGGTCTTCATGGAGAAGGAGCGCGGCGAGGGCACCGGCAAGGACTCCTTCGAGATCCTCGGTGACCTGCCGAAGAAGAACATTGACACCGGCATGGGCGTCGAGCGCGTCGCAGCGATCCTCCAGGGCGTGGACAACGTCTACGAGACCGACCTGCTGCGTCCGGTCATCGACGCCGCGGAAAAGGTCACCGGCACGAAGTACGGCGCCGAGCACGCCGCCGACGTCCGCTTCCGCGTCATCGCCGACCACTCGCGCACCGGCATGATGCTGATTCTTGACGGCGTGACCCCCGCCAACGAGGGCCGCGGCTACATCCTGCGTCGCCTGCTCCGCCGTATCGTCCGGTCGGCCCGCCTGCTCGGCGCCACCGGTGAAACCCTCGAGCAGTTCATGGCCGTGATCATGGACACCATGACCCCGTCCTACCCGGAGATCGCCGAGAACCGCGAGCGCATCAGCCGCGTGGCGGTCACCGAGGAGCGTGCCTTCCTCAAGACCCTGGAGTCGGGCACCCACCGCTTCGATGACGCAGCAGCCAAGACCCGCGGGAGCGGGGCGGAGATCTTCTCCGGCGAGGAGGCCTTCACCCTGCACGACACCTACGGCTTCCCCATCGATCTCACCCTCGAGATGGCCGCCGAAGCCGGTCTCGAGGTTGACGTCGCGGGCTTCGAGGCCGCCATGAGTGAGCAGCGCGCCCGCGCGAAGGCCGACAACGTGGCCAAGAAGCACGGCCACGCCGACGAGTCCGTCTACCGCGAGTGGGTGGACAACAGCCCGACCGAGTTCATCGGTTTCTCCGAGCTCAGCGCCGACGCGAAGATCATCGGCCTGGTCGCCGACGGCATGTCCGTCACCCAGGCGCGCGAGGGCGACGAGGTCGAGGTCATCCTCGACGTGTCCCCGATGTACGCCGAGGCCGGTGGCCAGATGGGTGACCGCGGCCGCATCGTCACCGACGGCACGGTGCTCGACGTCACGGACGTGCAGAAGATCGCCAAGCGGCTGTGGGTGCACAAGGCGAAGGTCGTCTCCGGTGGACTCGACCTGGGACAGGCGGTCCGCGTGGAGGTTGATTCGGACTGGCGTCACGGCGCCACCCAGGCACACACCGCCACCCACCTCATCCACGCAGCGCTGCGCCAGGTCCTCGGCCCGACCGCCGTGCAGGCCGGTTCGCTCAACCGCCCGGGCTACCTGCGCTTCGACTTCAACTACACCGAACAGCTCGCGCCGGCCCAGCTGGAGGAGATCGCGCTGATCACCAACCAGGCCGTGGACTCGAACCTGCCGGTCAACACCATCGAGACCACTCTCGATCAGGCCAAGAAGATGGGCGCGATGGCGCTGTTCGGCGAGAACTACGGTTCCGACGTCCGTGTCGTCGAGATCGGCGGCCCGTTCTCCATCGAGCTGTGTGGTGGCACCCACGTGGACTACTCCTCCCAGATCGGCCCCGTCGCGGTGCTGGGTGAATCATCCGTCGGATCCGGAGCACGTCGCATCGAGGCCTACTCAGGCATGGACTCCTTCAAGTTCCTGTCCAAGGAGGCCGCACTGGCCTCCGGTGTGGCCGCTTCCCTGAAGTCTCCGACCGACGAGCTGCCGGACCGTATCGCGCAGCTCACGGAGAAGCTCAGGGCAGCCGAAAAGGAGATCGCGAACCTGCACCGTCAGCAGCTGGTTTCCCAGACCGGCGAGCTGGTCAGCCAGGCCACCGAGGTGGGTAAGTTCACCGTCCTCACCCACCGCCTGCCGGACGGTGTGTCCGGCGGCGATCTGCGCACCGCGGCCACCGATCTGCGTGGCCGACTGTCAGGTAAGCCGGGTGTGGTGGTGCTGGCCTCCGCCGACGACGGGAAGCTGCCTTTCATCGTCGGTGCCACAAAGGAGGCCGTGGAGCTGGGTGTGAAGTCCGGTGACCTGGTCAAGCTGCTGTCCGGTTACGTCGATGGCCGGGGTGGCGGAAAGCCCGACATGGCGCAGGGCTCCGGCACGAATGCCGACGGCCTCGAGGCCGGTTTCCGCGCCGTCCGCGAGGAACTGGCGGGACTCTAG
- a CDS encoding replication-associated recombination protein A: MSQDTLFGTPEPQDGPERLHGSDFFRVGDHAPLAARMRPRTLEEIAGQEHLLGPGRPLRRLVEGSGEASVILYGPPGTGKTTIASLISTATNQNFVGLSALNSGVKQVREVIDRARRDLIQGQRTVLFIDEVHRFSKTQQDALLGAVENRTVLLVAATTENPSFSVVAPLLSRSLLLQLMPLDPAAVRDVLSRALVDDRGLAGRVTAEDEALDQLVLLAGGDARRALTYLEAAAEAVAEGEAITVEVIRRNINRAVVRYDRDGDQHYDVVSAFIKSIRGSDVDAALHYLARMLEAGEDPRFIARRLVIHASEDIGMADPSALQTAVAAAQAVALIGMPEARLTLAQATVHLATAPKSNAVYNAINAAQQDVREGKIGHVPAHLRDGHYEGAKQLGNAVGYVYPHDDPRGVVTQQYLPEQLGDAVYYEPTDHGAEKRIRDYIGRLRRIVRGKT; encoded by the coding sequence TTGAGCCAGGACACGTTGTTCGGGACTCCGGAGCCGCAGGACGGCCCGGAACGTCTCCACGGGTCCGATTTCTTCCGCGTCGGTGATCATGCCCCGCTGGCCGCCCGCATGCGGCCGCGGACCCTGGAGGAGATCGCCGGTCAGGAGCATCTGCTGGGCCCGGGCCGTCCGTTACGACGCCTCGTGGAGGGATCCGGGGAGGCGTCGGTCATCCTGTACGGCCCGCCAGGTACGGGTAAGACGACGATCGCGTCGTTGATCTCCACGGCGACGAATCAGAACTTCGTCGGTCTCTCGGCGCTCAACTCGGGGGTCAAACAGGTCCGCGAGGTCATCGACCGCGCCCGCCGTGACCTCATCCAGGGGCAGCGCACCGTCCTGTTCATCGATGAGGTGCACCGCTTCTCGAAGACCCAGCAGGATGCGTTGCTCGGGGCCGTGGAGAACCGCACCGTCCTCCTCGTGGCCGCCACCACCGAGAACCCCTCCTTCTCCGTCGTCGCGCCCCTGCTGTCCCGTTCGCTGCTGCTGCAGCTCATGCCGCTTGACCCCGCCGCCGTGCGCGACGTCCTCAGCCGTGCCCTGGTGGACGACCGCGGCCTGGCAGGGCGGGTCACCGCGGAGGATGAGGCGCTCGACCAACTCGTGCTGCTCGCCGGCGGGGACGCCCGCCGGGCCCTCACCTACCTGGAGGCCGCCGCTGAGGCCGTCGCCGAAGGGGAGGCCATCACCGTCGAGGTGATCCGCCGGAACATCAACCGGGCGGTGGTCCGCTATGACCGCGACGGCGACCAGCACTACGACGTGGTCAGCGCCTTCATCAAGTCGATCCGTGGTTCGGACGTCGATGCCGCTCTCCATTATCTCGCCCGCATGCTCGAGGCAGGGGAGGACCCCCGCTTCATCGCCCGACGCCTGGTCATCCACGCCAGCGAGGACATCGGGATGGCGGACCCCTCCGCACTGCAGACCGCGGTCGCCGCGGCCCAGGCGGTGGCGCTGATCGGCATGCCCGAGGCCCGGCTCACTCTCGCCCAGGCCACCGTCCACCTCGCCACCGCACCGAAATCGAACGCGGTCTACAACGCGATCAACGCCGCCCAGCAGGATGTCCGCGAGGGAAAGATCGGGCACGTGCCCGCGCACCTGCGTGACGGCCACTATGAGGGGGCGAAGCAGCTCGGTAACGCCGTGGGCTACGTGTATCCGCACGATGACCCCCGCGGAGTGGTCACGCAGCAGTACCTGCCGGAACAGCTCGGCGACGCCGTGTACTACGAGCCCACCGACCACGGCGCGGAGAAGCGGATCCGCGACTACATCGGCCGTCTGCGCAGGATCGTCCGGGGGAAGACGTAG
- a CDS encoding phosphotransferase family protein, protein MLKNADIVDTAEELLSKRFGGTQELTEVAELGGSGTSVVLRARVAPSPFLQQRSVILKYVPETGDPIDDAALVREIVSYQFTTSLSEEVRPGPVLLAHDVGKRIMVLSDSGDGDTFADLLQLEDPERRVAILRNLGSALGRMHAGTAQREQDFNTLFKRMLRNHPGSLELQELRDSALLQSIHVGEDLLRKADIEIPDLVSEFAAEGRNRLLSARHRAFTPFDLSPDNIIVAESTHFLDYEWAGFRDVSFDLACVIAGFPQFLFSHPISDDEADVFVEAWTHEVNRIWPNVNNEVHLHSRIMAALLGWALASVALLHFGSVSAAMSMLYEGEDELDPSRIEGVSDLLRPASHGPFTVEEIMVRRDLFETFEALARYAARGTDPSYGVIAAFSQGIADRVAEPAPPNR, encoded by the coding sequence CTGCTCAAGAACGCCGACATCGTTGATACCGCCGAGGAGCTGCTCTCGAAGCGGTTCGGGGGTACGCAGGAGCTGACCGAGGTCGCGGAGCTCGGAGGTTCCGGCACCTCCGTGGTACTCCGCGCACGTGTTGCCCCGTCGCCGTTCCTGCAGCAGCGCTCCGTCATCCTCAAGTACGTCCCCGAGACCGGCGACCCGATCGATGACGCCGCCCTCGTCCGTGAGATCGTCTCCTACCAGTTCACCACCTCGCTCAGCGAGGAGGTTCGCCCGGGACCGGTGCTGCTGGCGCATGACGTCGGGAAGCGGATCATGGTGCTGAGTGATTCCGGCGACGGTGACACCTTCGCCGATCTCCTGCAGCTGGAGGATCCGGAACGTCGGGTGGCCATCCTCCGCAACCTGGGCAGCGCCCTGGGGCGCATGCACGCCGGCACGGCACAGCGGGAGCAGGACTTCAATACCCTGTTCAAGCGCATGCTGCGCAACCACCCCGGGTCTCTGGAACTCCAGGAGCTCCGCGACAGCGCGCTGCTCCAGTCCATCCACGTGGGGGAGGACCTGCTGCGCAAGGCCGATATCGAGATCCCGGATCTGGTCAGCGAGTTCGCGGCTGAGGGGCGGAACCGTCTGCTCAGCGCCCGTCACCGGGCATTCACCCCCTTTGATCTTTCGCCGGACAACATCATCGTCGCCGAGAGCACCCACTTCCTCGACTACGAGTGGGCGGGTTTCCGTGACGTCAGCTTCGACCTGGCATGCGTCATCGCGGGCTTCCCGCAGTTCCTGTTCAGCCACCCGATCTCCGATGACGAGGCCGACGTGTTCGTCGAAGCCTGGACACATGAGGTCAACAGGATATGGCCGAACGTGAACAACGAGGTCCACCTGCACTCCCGCATCATGGCCGCACTGCTGGGATGGGCACTGGCCAGCGTGGCACTGCTGCACTTCGGTTCGGTGTCCGCGGCGATGTCGATGCTGTATGAGGGGGAGGACGAGCTCGACCCGAGCCGTATCGAGGGGGTCAGCGACCTGCTGCGCCCCGCCTCCCACGGCCCGTTCACCGTGGAGGAGATCATGGTGCGCCGGGATCTCTTCGAGACCTTCGAGGCCCTCGCCCGCTATGCCGCCCGCGGCACCGATCCGTCCTACGGGGTCATTGCGGCGTTCAGCCAGGGGATCGCCGACCGGGTCGCGGAACCTGCGCCGCCGAACCGTTAG
- the aspS gene encoding aspartate--tRNA ligase: MLRTHLAGDLRKETAGQIVTLTGWVARRRDHGGVIFIDLRDRSGLAQVVFRESDVAERAHDLRSEYCVQITGVVEARPEGSENPNLASGDIEVNVSELKVLNTSAALPFQIGDTAQGGGEVGEEIRLKYRYLDLRRDRQSEALRLRSRANQAARRVLDKQDFTEIETPTLTRSTPEGARDFLVPARLKPGSFYALPQSPQLFKQLLMVAGMERYYQIARCYRDEDFRADRQPEFTQLDVEMSFVDQDDVIALAEEILVELWKLIGHEITTPIPRITYAESMRRFGSDKPDLRFDIEITECTEFFKDTGFRVFQNEYVGAVVMAGGASQPRRQLDAWQEWAKQRGARGLAYILVGEDSELGGPVAKNITEAERATIAEHVGAEPGDCIFFAAGDTRSSRALLGAARGEIADKLGLIKEGDWAFTWVVDAPMFEPAADATASGDVALGSSAWTAVHHAFTSPKPEFLETFDQNPAEANAYAYDIVCNGNEIGGGSIRIHQRDVQERVFKVMGISGEEAQEKFGFLLDAFAYGAPPHGGIAFGWDRIVSLLGGFDSIRDVIAFPKSGGGVDPLTEAPAPITAQQRKEAGIDAKPEKKTEKKGEQAD, encoded by the coding sequence GTGCTGCGCACTCACCTCGCGGGTGACCTCCGCAAAGAAACCGCTGGCCAAATTGTGACGCTGACGGGCTGGGTGGCCCGTCGTCGTGATCACGGCGGCGTCATCTTCATCGATCTGCGTGACCGTTCGGGCCTGGCCCAGGTCGTGTTCCGTGAATCCGACGTCGCCGAGCGTGCACATGACCTGCGCTCGGAGTACTGCGTCCAGATCACCGGTGTGGTGGAGGCTCGCCCGGAAGGCTCGGAGAACCCGAACCTGGCGTCCGGTGACATCGAGGTCAACGTCAGCGAGCTGAAGGTCCTCAACACCTCCGCCGCGCTTCCCTTCCAGATCGGCGACACCGCCCAGGGCGGCGGCGAGGTGGGCGAGGAGATTCGCCTGAAGTACCGCTACCTGGACCTTCGCCGAGACCGCCAGTCGGAGGCGCTGCGTCTGCGTTCCAGGGCGAACCAGGCGGCCCGCCGCGTGCTGGACAAGCAGGACTTCACCGAGATCGAGACCCCGACCCTGACCCGCTCCACCCCGGAGGGCGCCCGCGACTTCCTGGTGCCTGCGCGTCTGAAGCCGGGTTCCTTCTACGCCCTGCCGCAGTCCCCGCAGCTGTTCAAGCAGCTGCTCATGGTGGCGGGCATGGAGCGTTACTACCAGATCGCCCGCTGCTACCGGGATGAGGACTTCCGTGCGGACCGCCAGCCGGAGTTCACCCAGCTGGACGTGGAGATGAGCTTCGTCGACCAGGACGACGTGATTGCCCTGGCCGAGGAGATCCTGGTCGAGCTGTGGAAGCTGATCGGCCACGAGATCACCACCCCGATCCCGCGCATCACCTACGCGGAGTCCATGCGCCGCTTCGGCTCCGACAAGCCGGACCTGCGTTTCGACATCGAGATCACCGAATGCACGGAGTTCTTCAAGGACACCGGCTTCCGGGTGTTCCAGAACGAATACGTCGGCGCAGTCGTGATGGCGGGTGGCGCTTCGCAGCCGCGTCGTCAGCTCGACGCCTGGCAGGAGTGGGCCAAGCAGCGTGGCGCCAGGGGCCTGGCCTACATCCTCGTCGGCGAGGACAGCGAGCTGGGTGGCCCGGTGGCCAAGAACATCACCGAGGCCGAGCGCGCGACCATCGCCGAGCACGTCGGCGCCGAGCCGGGCGACTGCATCTTCTTCGCCGCCGGTGACACCAGGTCCTCGCGGGCCCTGCTGGGTGCCGCGCGCGGTGAGATCGCCGACAAGCTCGGTCTGATCAAGGAGGGCGACTGGGCCTTCACCTGGGTCGTCGATGCCCCGATGTTCGAGCCCGCCGCCGACGCCACCGCCTCCGGTGACGTGGCTCTGGGCAGCTCCGCCTGGACCGCCGTCCACCACGCCTTCACCTCCCCGAAGCCGGAGTTCCTCGAGACTTTCGACCAGAACCCGGCTGAGGCCAACGCCTACGCCTACGACATCGTCTGCAACGGCAACGAGATCGGTGGCGGTTCCATCCGTATCCACCAGCGCGACGTTCAGGAGCGCGTGTTCAAGGTCATGGGCATCTCCGGGGAGGAGGCGCAGGAGAAGTTCGGCTTCCTGCTCGACGCCTTCGCCTACGGCGCCCCGCCGCACGGTGGCATCGCCTTCGGTTGGGACCGCATCGTGTCCCTGCTCGGTGGTTTCGACTCCATCCGTGACGTCATCGCCTTCCCGAAGTCGGGTGGCGGAGTCGACCCGTTGACCGAGGCCCCGGCCCCGATCACCGCGCAGCAGCGCAAGGAGGCCGGCATCGACGCCAAGCCGGAGAAGAAGACCGAGAAGAAGGGGGAACAGGCCGACTAG
- the ypfJ gene encoding KPN_02809 family neutral zinc metallopeptidase has protein sequence MTFRKDADISGRRKATTGGRGGRIAAGGGLGSLLLVGLFLLMGGNPGDIGQVLGGGDQGQLPGGQTSSLEHCQTAEDGNTHADCRVDYTAGAVDRMWETMLPEQAGIDYVAPGRVVFQDATQSGCGAATAATGPFYCPADQSAYFDVSFFDQLDRLGGTNSPLAQMYIVAHEFGHHVQQLEGTLSLSNYNDPGAESNAVKIELQADCYAGIWVSHADKGEGAWLEPVTREQVTSAIDTARAVGDDNIQQRSGGDVRPDLWTHGSSEQRQNAFITGYNEGTMAACDTLERGVYRS, from the coding sequence ATGACATTCCGTAAAGACGCTGATATCAGCGGCCGCCGGAAAGCCACCACCGGCGGACGTGGCGGCAGGATTGCGGCGGGCGGCGGCCTGGGCTCGTTGCTGCTGGTGGGGCTGTTTCTCCTCATGGGCGGCAACCCCGGAGACATCGGCCAGGTCCTCGGGGGCGGCGACCAGGGCCAGCTCCCCGGCGGGCAGACCAGCAGCCTCGAGCACTGCCAGACGGCGGAGGACGGCAACACCCACGCCGACTGCCGGGTCGATTACACCGCCGGTGCGGTCGACCGGATGTGGGAGACAATGCTGCCCGAACAGGCCGGAATCGACTACGTCGCCCCGGGCCGCGTCGTCTTCCAGGACGCCACCCAGTCCGGCTGCGGAGCCGCCACCGCGGCCACCGGCCCGTTCTACTGCCCCGCCGACCAGTCGGCGTACTTCGACGTCTCCTTCTTCGACCAGCTCGACCGCCTCGGCGGCACGAACTCCCCGCTGGCGCAGATGTACATCGTCGCCCACGAGTTCGGCCATCACGTCCAGCAGCTCGAGGGAACCCTGTCCCTGTCGAACTACAACGACCCGGGCGCGGAGTCCAACGCGGTGAAGATCGAGCTGCAGGCCGACTGTTACGCCGGTATCTGGGTCTCCCACGCCGACAAGGGTGAGGGCGCCTGGCTCGAGCCGGTCACCCGCGAGCAGGTCACCTCCGCCATCGACACCGCCCGCGCGGTCGGCGACGACAACATCCAGCAGCGCTCCGGTGGCGATGTCCGCCCCGACCTGTGGACCCACGGTTCCTCTGAGCAGCGCCAGAACGCCTTCATCACCGGCTACAACGAGGGCACCATGGCCGCCTGCGACACCCTCGAGCGCGGGGTGTACCGCAGCTAG
- a CDS encoding integrase core domain-containing protein, translating into MTLHTTRVLTHSRLACAEVPPDGNGLTRGGFPGPACPVGAGQGLISPRRPWQNGTVERFNRTLQEGWAHRRP; encoded by the coding sequence ATGACCCTCCACACAACCCGGGTCCTGACACATTCCCGACTGGCCTGCGCCGAGGTACCGCCTGATGGGAATGGGCTGACCCGTGGGGGATTTCCAGGCCCAGCTTGCCCGGTTGGGGCCGGGCAGGGGTTGATCAGCCCGAGGCGTCCGTGGCAGAACGGCACAGTCGAGCGGTTCAACCGCACCCTGCAGGAGGGATGGGCCCACCGTCGACCGTAG
- a CDS encoding Gmad2 immunoglobulin-like domain-containing protein, whose amino-acid sequence MSIHLQQPQPYDIVGNTIQIAGVAGGAFEAAYNYVITEGHDEVTGYFMAGDGAGGHGQFQTAADVSGAAFTHVVAYVEVFHTSPKDGSPRDRVVVPVILGARIVPGYTTYLEHVVKSGETLWKIAQQHYGNGSLYHRLIAADPSITNPNLIHPGDLIRVPRAE is encoded by the coding sequence ATGAGCATTCATCTCCAGCAGCCGCAGCCCTACGACATCGTCGGCAATACCATCCAGATCGCCGGTGTGGCGGGCGGTGCTTTTGAGGCAGCCTACAACTACGTCATTACGGAGGGACACGACGAAGTCACCGGTTACTTCATGGCCGGCGACGGCGCGGGCGGTCACGGTCAGTTCCAGACAGCGGCGGATGTCTCCGGCGCCGCCTTCACCCATGTCGTGGCTTATGTGGAGGTCTTCCACACCTCACCCAAGGACGGCTCGCCCCGCGACCGCGTCGTGGTCCCGGTCATCCTGGGGGCGCGGATCGTGCCCGGCTACACCACCTACCTCGAACACGTGGTGAAAAGCGGTGAGACCTTGTGGAAGATCGCGCAGCAGCACTACGGTAACGGCAGCCTCTACCACCGGCTGATAGCGGCGGACCCCTCGATCACCAACCCCAACCTGATCCACCCCGGTGACCTGATCCGGGTGCCACGCGCGGAGTGA
- a CDS encoding malonic semialdehyde reductase, with translation MTDTDSKNPLVIDSEAQDILFREARTANTFTDEPVTDEQINAIFDLVKWAPTAMNTQPLRVIVVRSSEAKARLLPHMAEGNRAKTEGAPATVLLAADVDFHDELPKVFPHFEGARDMFAGDEEGRTGMAELNTGLQIGYAIIGIRAAGLAAGPMTGFDAEAVSKEFFPDGRHRVMVAINMGKPGENAHFDRLPRLAFDEVVQTL, from the coding sequence ATGACTGATACTGATAGCAAAAACCCGCTGGTCATTGACTCGGAAGCACAGGACATCCTGTTCCGCGAGGCCCGCACCGCCAACACCTTCACTGATGAGCCGGTGACCGACGAGCAGATCAACGCAATCTTCGACCTCGTCAAGTGGGCCCCGACCGCGATGAACACCCAGCCGCTGCGCGTCATCGTCGTCCGCTCCTCGGAGGCCAAGGCCCGTCTTCTGCCGCACATGGCCGAAGGCAACCGCGCCAAGACGGAGGGTGCCCCGGCCACCGTCCTCCTCGCTGCCGACGTCGACTTCCACGATGAGCTCCCCAAGGTCTTCCCGCACTTCGAGGGCGCCCGTGACATGTTCGCCGGCGACGAAGAGGGACGTACCGGCATGGCCGAGCTGAACACCGGCCTGCAGATCGGCTACGCGATCATCGGTATCCGTGCCGCCGGTCTCGCTGCCGGCCCCATGACCGGTTTCGACGCCGAGGCAGTGTCCAAGGAGTTCTTCCCGGACGGCCGTCACCGCGTGATGGTCGCCATCAACATGGGCAAGCCGGGCGAGAACGCACACTTCGACCGCCTGCCGCGCCTCGCCTTCGATGAGGTCGTCCAGACCCTCTGA